A region of Anaerobranca gottschalkii DSM 13577 DNA encodes the following proteins:
- a CDS encoding beta-ketoacyl-ACP synthase III yields MGFNVKISGVGYSLPDKILTNRELEKMVETSDEWITQRTGIKERRIAKEDQPTSYFATEAAEKALAMAGLSPQELDLIILGTVTPDMSFPSTACIVQKNIGAEKAAAFDIQAACTGFIYGLAVGTQFIHNGIYKNVLVIGAETLSKITDYTDRNTCVLFGDGAGAVVLSPSSEEGIISIHLGADGRGGDLLTRPAGGSLKPITLENISSGEQYIKMAGQEVFKFAVKIINETSKECLEKGNLTNKDIDFFIPHQANTRIIESAVKRLEIPKEKVYVNLEKYGNMSAASIPVALGEAVEKGLIKKGDKVLMVGFGGGLTWGGTIIQW; encoded by the coding sequence ATGGGCTTTAATGTAAAAATTTCTGGGGTGGGATATTCCCTCCCTGATAAAATATTGACTAATAGAGAGCTGGAAAAAATGGTAGAAACTTCAGATGAATGGATTACTCAAAGGACAGGGATAAAAGAAAGGCGTATTGCCAAAGAGGATCAACCGACATCATATTTTGCTACCGAGGCGGCAGAAAAGGCACTAGCTATGGCAGGTTTATCTCCACAAGAATTAGATTTAATAATTTTAGGAACAGTTACACCGGATATGTCTTTTCCCTCTACCGCTTGTATAGTTCAAAAAAATATCGGTGCAGAAAAGGCGGCAGCCTTCGATATCCAAGCTGCTTGTACAGGATTTATTTACGGTTTAGCAGTAGGAACTCAATTTATTCACAATGGGATCTATAAAAATGTTTTAGTAATCGGTGCTGAAACATTATCAAAAATTACTGACTATACCGATAGAAACACCTGTGTATTATTTGGTGATGGAGCAGGGGCTGTGGTACTTTCTCCTTCTTCTGAAGAAGGAATTATTTCAATCCATCTAGGGGCAGATGGAAGGGGTGGAGATCTTTTGACAAGACCTGCCGGTGGTTCTTTAAAGCCTATTACTTTAGAAAATATTTCAAGTGGTGAACAATATATTAAAATGGCGGGGCAAGAGGTATTTAAATTTGCCGTTAAAATAATCAATGAAACTAGTAAAGAATGTTTAGAAAAAGGAAATCTTACTAATAAAGATATTGATTTTTTTATCCCCCATCAGGCAAATACTAGAATAATTGAATCAGCGGTTAAGAGATTAGAGATTCCTAAAGAGAAGGTATATGTTAATTTAGAAAAATATGGCAATATGTCTGCTGCATCAATTCCAGTAGCTTTAGGAGAAGCAGTGGAAAAAGGGTTAATAAAAAAGGGAGATAAAGTTTTAATGGTAGGCTTTGGTGGAGGTTTAACTTGGGGTGGAACAATTATCCAGTGGTAG
- a CDS encoding DUF3048 domain-containing protein, with translation MGRYITLFLIIALFFSGTVSPVYANNRGNIDELKKEISELEKMIKLLNEDIDNRLKRIEELEKELVYTEREMKRNEEKLAQAQQRYEEILKHFAGRVRSAYMKGGASYIEILLDAESFGELIIRLAYLRNILNRDALLVSGIREERDEINNRQLAMEKQRKIIEDRRYQMQAERLNLEEQRKALNKLLNASKENLAEELAALPQAESKPIYGVVYDNHPKARPQHGLAKASVVYEYEVEGLITRYLALFADLPTKVGPIRSAREHSTMLAWENGVNFISAGGSKDNLDRIAQWGVSYTNALAHPAFYRDSSRSAPHNLYVNLATLNRATPSGERVIRPGNLSRKGQPANTITISYSNTYKVIYQYDREKKAYKRLINDVPHKDATGEEIWARNVIIQYTAHPTDIFRRPTPEVVGEGVIDFYAMGQHFRGKWVKESPSSPTRFFYEDGQEIERIYGQTWIQIARP, from the coding sequence TTGGGTCGTTATATAACGTTATTTTTGATAATCGCACTATTTTTTTCAGGGACTGTATCTCCTGTTTATGCAAATAATAGGGGAAATATCGATGAACTTAAAAAAGAAATCTCTGAATTAGAAAAGATGATTAAACTTCTAAATGAGGATATAGATAATAGATTAAAAAGAATAGAAGAACTAGAAAAAGAGCTTGTCTATACAGAAAGGGAAATGAAAAGAAATGAGGAAAAATTAGCTCAAGCCCAACAAAGGTATGAAGAGATCTTAAAACACTTTGCCGGTAGGGTACGGAGTGCTTACATGAAAGGTGGTGCCTCCTACATAGAAATTTTGTTGGATGCAGAAAGCTTTGGAGAGTTAATCATTAGATTAGCTTATTTAAGAAATATATTAAACAGAGATGCCTTATTAGTTAGTGGTATTAGAGAGGAAAGGGATGAAATAAATAACCGTCAGCTAGCAATGGAAAAACAGCGGAAAATAATAGAAGACCGCCGTTATCAAATGCAAGCTGAACGCCTTAACTTAGAGGAACAACGAAAGGCATTGAATAAACTTTTAAATGCCTCTAAAGAAAATTTAGCGGAAGAATTGGCAGCTTTACCCCAAGCGGAAAGTAAACCTATATATGGAGTTGTTTATGATAATCATCCTAAAGCCCGTCCTCAACATGGCTTAGCAAAAGCCAGTGTTGTTTATGAGTATGAAGTGGAAGGACTTATTACCCGCTATTTAGCCCTTTTTGCCGATTTACCAACTAAAGTTGGACCTATCCGCAGTGCCAGGGAACATAGTACAATGTTAGCCTGGGAAAATGGTGTGAATTTCATCTCTGCCGGTGGAAGTAAAGATAACTTAGATAGAATAGCCCAGTGGGGAGTAAGCTATACTAATGCTTTAGCTCATCCTGCATTTTATCGAGACTCTTCTAGATCTGCACCCCATAATTTATACGTAAATTTAGCGACATTAAATAGGGCTACACCTTCTGGGGAAAGGGTTATTCGTCCTGGAAATTTAAGTCGAAAGGGGCAGCCAGCTAATACAATAACTATTTCATACAGTAATACTTACAAGGTTATTTATCAATATGATAGGGAAAAAAAGGCATATAAGCGGTTGATAAATGATGTTCCCCATAAAGATGCTACAGGGGAAGAAATATGGGCTAGAAATGTTATTATCCAATACACTGCCCATCCCACAGATATATTCCGTCGTCCTACCCCTGAAGTAGTAGGAGAAGGGGTTATTGATTTTTATGCTATGGGTCAACATTTTAGAGGAAAATGGGTAAAAGAAAGTCCAAGTTCGCCAACCCGTTTCTTCTATGAAGATGGTCAGGAAATTGAACGGATTTATGGCCAAACTTGGATACAAATTGCCAGACCTTAA
- a CDS encoding DUF362 domain-containing protein, producing the protein MAYKISNACIECGACEGSCPVSAISAGEGQYIIDADACIDCGACADTCPVEAISAE; encoded by the coding sequence ATGGCTTATAAAATTTCTAACGCTTGCATCGAATGTGGTGCATGTGAGGGTAGCTGCCCAGTATCTGCTATTTCTGCAGGTGAAGGTCAATACATAATTGATGCTGATGCATGTATCGATTGTGGTGCATGTGCAGACACTTGCCCTGTAGAGGCTATTTCAGCTGAATAA
- the fabK gene encoding enoyl-[acyl-carrier-protein] reductase FabK → MIRTKLCDMLEIKYPIIQGGMAWLATYELAAAVSEAGGLGIIGAGNAPPSWVEEQIDKLRERTDKPFGVNVMLLSPYASQVIDVVIKKRVPVVTTGAGNPGPYVEKLKEAGCKIIPVVPSVALAKRMERIGVDAIIGEGMEAGGHIGDLTTMVMIPQLVDAVEIPVIAAGGIGDGRSFAAALALGAQGIQVGTRFVCAQECIAHPAYKEMFIKAKDRDTVVTGRSTGHPVRSLKNKFVKEFELKEKEGVDPQELEKLGVGRYRLAAIEGDVVQGSVLAGQVAAMITKVEPAKDIIEELVADCYNTIKFMGRIYGE, encoded by the coding sequence ATGATTAGGACTAAACTTTGTGATATGTTAGAAATAAAATATCCAATTATTCAAGGGGGGATGGCTTGGTTAGCTACATATGAGCTGGCTGCAGCTGTTTCAGAAGCCGGTGGCTTAGGGATAATAGGGGCTGGAAATGCTCCACCTTCTTGGGTTGAAGAACAAATTGATAAACTGAGGGAAAGGACAGATAAGCCCTTTGGTGTAAATGTTATGCTTCTTTCCCCTTATGCTTCACAGGTAATAGATGTGGTAATAAAAAAGAGGGTTCCTGTAGTTACAACAGGTGCTGGGAACCCAGGACCATATGTGGAAAAATTAAAGGAAGCAGGTTGTAAAATTATCCCAGTTGTACCTTCTGTAGCATTAGCTAAGAGAATGGAAAGAATTGGAGTAGATGCAATTATTGGAGAAGGGATGGAAGCAGGGGGACATATCGGCGATTTAACGACTATGGTAATGATTCCCCAGTTAGTTGATGCAGTTGAAATTCCGGTAATCGCAGCCGGTGGTATTGGTGATGGTCGATCTTTTGCAGCAGCATTGGCTTTAGGAGCCCAAGGAATTCAAGTTGGTACCCGTTTTGTCTGTGCCCAGGAATGTATTGCCCATCCGGCATATAAAGAGATGTTTATTAAAGCAAAGGATCGGGATACTGTGGTAACGGGAAGGAGTACCGGTCATCCGGTAAGGAGTTTGAAAAACAAATTTGTTAAAGAATTTGAACTAAAGGAAAAAGAAGGTGTAGACCCCCAAGAATTAGAAAAACTAGGAGTAGGTAGATATAGATTAGCGGCTATTGAAGGGGATGTAGTCCAAGGAAGTGTATTAGCTGGTCAAGTGGCTGCAATGATTACAAAGGTAGAACCGGCAAAAGATATTATTGAAGAACTAGTAGCAGATTGTTATAATACCATTAAATTTATGGGGAGGATATATGGTGAATAA
- a CDS encoding DUF7507 domain-containing protein, whose protein sequence is MKKKKVFSILIVLILIFVTNFSLTAQAIVDWDRSSLKFDNEFGCQSSCSEVSAKIINGGSEMAGESSWELYYSEKGNPKNGEIVASGVIPPLKSNEHYIITVNLQELNLESTIGVYKFKAYQRPGHPGIGVLWSEDCVVLCHEQDVPLISLNKEVSHQYSKPGETITFTFEVKNIGNVDLTDIVLTDELFGECWQEEFPLLKAGETYIYTKEYKIPNDITFPIKNKANVKGYYNEILVEDWDEAIIFRKLILTSICSNNPEETRRWRVTNLNPFDIEFSWDLYGSTQTGTLIIAANDILTFETSTISGPNTVRIFVDGKLHDVKASSGVKCTIPSISITKTPDKEEVIAGEIIVYTITIENTTEYNEGSESLRDIIVTDPLFGEDFQYYIESLGKGEIYQFQVEYHTTLEDVGQLINTAKVQALYKGTVIESESTATVTVIKPTEPDEPTEPEDPTEPEDPELPKTGQIQYIYFLMLGLLLILAGFKLSLLKR, encoded by the coding sequence ATGAAAAAGAAAAAAGTTTTTTCTATACTAATAGTTCTGATACTAATTTTTGTAACGAATTTTAGTTTAACTGCCCAAGCAATAGTCGATTGGGATCGAAGTTCTTTAAAGTTTGACAATGAATTTGGATGTCAAAGCAGTTGTTCTGAAGTTAGTGCTAAAATTATTAATGGCGGTTCTGAAATGGCAGGAGAAAGCAGCTGGGAACTGTATTATTCTGAAAAAGGTAATCCAAAAAACGGTGAAATTGTAGCTTCAGGGGTCATCCCTCCGTTAAAAAGCAATGAACATTATATTATAACAGTAAATTTACAGGAGTTGAACCTTGAATCCACCATCGGTGTTTACAAATTTAAAGCTTATCAAAGGCCAGGACATCCCGGTATCGGAGTGTTGTGGAGTGAGGACTGTGTCGTCCTATGCCATGAACAAGATGTACCCTTAATTTCCCTTAATAAAGAAGTATCCCATCAGTATTCAAAACCTGGCGAAACAATTACTTTCACCTTTGAAGTAAAAAACATCGGAAATGTAGATTTAACAGATATAGTACTAACTGATGAATTATTTGGAGAATGCTGGCAAGAAGAATTCCCCCTTCTTAAAGCAGGTGAAACTTATATCTATACTAAAGAATATAAAATACCTAATGACATTACTTTCCCTATTAAAAATAAAGCTAATGTAAAAGGATACTATAACGAAATATTGGTAGAAGACTGGGATGAAGCTATTATTTTCCGCAAGTTAATACTAACTTCTATCTGTTCCAATAACCCGGAAGAAACTAGAAGATGGAGAGTAACGAACTTAAATCCCTTCGATATAGAATTTTCCTGGGATCTCTATGGAAGTACTCAAACGGGTACCTTAATTATTGCAGCTAACGATATTCTAACTTTTGAAACATCTACTATATCAGGTCCTAATACTGTTAGAATCTTTGTAGATGGCAAACTACATGATGTTAAAGCTAGTAGTGGCGTTAAATGTACAATTCCATCAATCTCTATTACAAAAACTCCTGATAAAGAAGAAGTTATTGCCGGTGAAATAATAGTCTATACCATTACAATAGAAAATACCACAGAATACAACGAAGGATCAGAAAGCTTAAGGGATATTATCGTAACAGATCCATTATTCGGTGAAGATTTCCAATACTATATAGAAAGCCTTGGAAAAGGTGAAATATACCAATTCCAAGTAGAGTATCATACTACCTTAGAAGATGTTGGCCAATTAATTAATACCGCTAAAGTTCAAGCTTTGTACAAAGGAACTGTTATTGAAAGTGAATCCACTGCCACTGTTACAGTAATAAAACCTACTGAACCAGATGAGCCAACAGAACCGGAAGATCCCACTGAACCTGAAGATCCTGAATTGCCTAAGACAGGACAAATACAATATATTTACTTCTTAATGTTAGGATTACTATTGATTTTAGCAGGTTTTAAGCTTAGTCTTTTAAAAAGATGA
- the fabD gene encoding ACP S-malonyltransferase produces MNKLAFLFPGQGSQVVGMGQGLRENYSLAREIIDKCNNILGYDLWEIIQKGPKEELDLTENTQPAILTISYILSELLKEAGVKPENAAGLSLGEYSALVYGGVISYENALPLVKKRGEIMQRAVPLGTGGMVALLGATVDKVESFLKDIKGGYVQVANYNCPGQYVVTGETSAIAEVIEKAKDYGIKRAVKLDVSGPFHSKFLEKAGLELKGELEKIPFNEPQINIYSNVTAQRYRDREEIKDLLVKQVSHSVLWEQTIENMINQGVEGFVEVGPQKTLSAMVKKISAKVWVKNVEDSKTLEEFLQFYQRM; encoded by the coding sequence GTGAATAAATTAGCTTTCCTTTTTCCAGGTCAAGGTTCCCAGGTAGTAGGGATGGGTCAGGGGCTAAGGGAAAACTATTCCCTTGCCCGGGAAATTATAGATAAATGTAATAATATTTTAGGTTATGACCTTTGGGAAATTATCCAAAAGGGACCAAAAGAAGAATTAGATTTAACGGAAAATACTCAACCTGCTATTTTAACTATCAGCTACATATTGTCGGAATTATTAAAAGAAGCTGGAGTTAAACCAGAAAATGCAGCGGGCTTGAGTTTAGGGGAATATAGTGCTCTAGTCTATGGAGGGGTAATCTCCTATGAAAATGCCCTCCCTCTAGTAAAAAAAAGGGGAGAAATTATGCAAAGGGCTGTCCCTCTAGGAACTGGAGGTATGGTAGCTTTATTGGGAGCAACTGTAGATAAAGTGGAGTCTTTTTTAAAAGATATTAAGGGAGGTTATGTCCAGGTCGCCAATTATAACTGCCCAGGACAATATGTAGTTACAGGAGAAACCTCTGCAATAGCTGAAGTGATAGAAAAGGCCAAGGATTATGGGATTAAAAGGGCAGTAAAATTAGATGTCAGTGGTCCTTTTCATTCAAAATTCTTAGAAAAAGCTGGCTTAGAGCTAAAAGGGGAATTAGAAAAAATTCCTTTTAATGAACCCCAAATCAACATATATAGTAATGTTACAGCCCAAAGGTATAGGGATAGGGAAGAAATAAAGGATTTATTAGTAAAACAAGTTAGCCACTCTGTTCTTTGGGAACAGACTATTGAAAATATGATTAACCAAGGAGTTGAAGGATTTGTGGAAGTAGGACCACAAAAAACTTTGTCAGCCATGGTAAAAAAAATATCAGCAAAAGTTTGGGTGAAAAATGTAGAGGACTCTAAGACTTTAGAGGAATTTCTCCAATTTTATCAAAGGATGTAA
- the fabZ gene encoding 3-hydroxyacyl-ACP dehydratase FabZ, translated as MGRLENLNIEDIKKIIPHRYPFLLVDRIEEVELGKRAVGYKCVTANEEFFQGHFPNYPVMPGVLMVEAMAQVGAVALLAMEENKGRLAFFAGIEKVRFKKQVIPGDLLKIEVEILSLRGPLGKGKGTITVDGKVAVTGELLFALGEGIKS; from the coding sequence ATGGGTAGATTAGAAAACTTAAATATTGAAGATATTAAAAAAATAATTCCCCATCGCTATCCCTTTTTGTTAGTGGATAGAATTGAGGAAGTAGAATTAGGTAAAAGGGCAGTGGGATATAAATGTGTAACTGCCAATGAAGAGTTTTTTCAAGGACATTTCCCTAATTATCCTGTAATGCCAGGGGTTTTGATGGTTGAAGCTATGGCTCAAGTAGGGGCAGTTGCCCTTTTGGCTATGGAAGAAAATAAGGGAAGGTTAGCTTTTTTTGCAGGTATAGAAAAAGTTCGTTTTAAAAAGCAGGTAATTCCCGGTGACTTGTTGAAAATAGAAGTGGAAATCCTGTCTTTAAGGGGACCTTTAGGAAAAGGAAAAGGGACAATAACGGTAGATGGCAAAGTCGCGGTAACCGGTGAACTCCTCTTTGCTTTAGGTGAAGGAATAAAAAGTTAG
- a CDS encoding class D sortase gives MIKKTLGYLLIFIGIVILLYPILKDIYIKHEQKKIFYNYTYSFENSSYLFEDLRENVNYEEESQPAKKESSILKDVLGIITISKIDVTLPVYYDATSNNLKKGAAIVKGTAFPPKGNTVIAAHRGRTYGSYFNRLQELEIGDMITLDFNNSSYTYEVYEIFIVEPSEVWVLNNTQEPIITLITCHPQSGTHRLIVRGKIIY, from the coding sequence ATGATTAAAAAAACCCTTGGTTATCTTTTAATTTTCATAGGTATAGTTATCCTTCTTTACCCTATATTAAAAGATATTTATATTAAACATGAACAAAAAAAGATTTTTTATAACTATACCTACTCCTTTGAAAATTCCAGCTATTTATTTGAAGATTTAAGGGAAAATGTAAATTATGAAGAAGAAAGCCAACCTGCTAAAAAAGAAAGTTCTATTCTTAAGGATGTCTTAGGGATAATTACAATTTCTAAAATAGATGTTACACTACCAGTTTATTATGATGCTACTTCCAATAACCTAAAAAAAGGAGCTGCAATAGTTAAAGGTACTGCTTTTCCTCCAAAGGGGAACACAGTTATTGCAGCTCACAGAGGTAGAACCTATGGTTCATATTTCAACCGCCTTCAAGAACTTGAAATTGGCGACATGATTACTTTAGATTTTAATAATAGTTCCTACACTTATGAAGTATACGAAATTTTCATTGTTGAACCTTCAGAAGTATGGGTACTAAATAATACTCAAGAACCTATTATAACTCTAATAACCTGTCATCCCCAAAGTGGTACCCATAGACTGATAGTTCGGGGAAAAATAATTTATTAA
- the fabF gene encoding beta-ketoacyl-ACP synthase II, whose translation MKKRVVVTGMGVVTPLGNTIEEFWNNLLKGVSGVDYITYFDTEDFPTKIGAQVKDFQGEKYMDKKDVKKTDKFVQYAIAAAIEGWKDAGFKEGEYNPHKVGVIIGSGIGGIETFEQQHKIYLEKGVRRISPFFVPMMISNMAAGGVSIALGAKGPVSSVVTACATGTNAIGDAFKIIQRGDADVMVAGGAEAAITPMGLGGFCTARAVSTNNDNPQKASRPFDKNRDGFVMGEGAGVVILESLEHAQARGAKILAEVIGYGWASDAFHVVQPAPGGEGGARAMELALIDAGIAPEKIDYINAHGTSTDFNDRLETEAIKSIFKEHAYKLNISSTKSMTGHLLGAAGAIEFIACVMTVLEDKIHPTINYETPDPDCDLNYTPNKFVERTVNYAMSNSLGFGGHNGTLVVKKWVD comes from the coding sequence ATGAAAAAGCGAGTTGTGGTTACCGGAATGGGAGTCGTTACTCCCTTAGGGAATACAATAGAAGAATTTTGGAATAATTTATTAAAGGGAGTAAGTGGAGTAGATTATATAACCTATTTCGATACCGAAGATTTTCCTACAAAAATAGGGGCTCAGGTTAAGGATTTTCAAGGTGAAAAATACATGGATAAAAAAGATGTTAAAAAGACTGATAAATTTGTCCAGTACGCTATAGCTGCAGCAATTGAAGGATGGAAAGATGCCGGGTTTAAAGAAGGAGAATATAATCCCCATAAGGTTGGAGTGATTATTGGTTCTGGAATTGGTGGTATAGAAACCTTTGAACAACAACATAAAATTTATTTGGAAAAAGGTGTTAGAAGAATCAGTCCCTTTTTTGTTCCAATGATGATTTCTAATATGGCGGCAGGTGGTGTATCTATTGCTTTAGGTGCAAAAGGACCTGTTTCCTCTGTAGTTACCGCTTGTGCAACAGGAACTAATGCCATTGGCGATGCCTTTAAAATTATCCAACGGGGAGATGCCGATGTAATGGTTGCAGGGGGGGCTGAAGCAGCTATCACCCCTATGGGCTTAGGTGGTTTTTGTACTGCCCGGGCTGTTTCTACAAATAATGATAATCCCCAAAAGGCCAGCAGACCCTTTGATAAAAACCGAGATGGTTTTGTAATGGGAGAAGGGGCCGGTGTAGTAATTTTAGAATCCTTAGAACATGCCCAAGCTAGAGGTGCTAAAATTTTAGCAGAAGTTATAGGTTACGGTTGGGCATCCGATGCCTTCCATGTAGTACAACCTGCTCCTGGTGGTGAAGGGGGAGCAAGGGCTATGGAATTGGCTTTAATTGATGCTGGAATAGCTCCAGAAAAAATTGATTATATAAATGCCCATGGGACTAGTACTGATTTTAACGACCGTCTTGAAACCGAAGCTATTAAAAGTATTTTTAAAGAACATGCCTATAAATTAAATATCAGTTCTACTAAGTCAATGACCGGTCATTTATTAGGGGCAGCCGGTGCTATAGAATTTATAGCTTGTGTTATGACTGTTTTGGAAGATAAAATTCATCCTACAATTAATTATGAAACTCCAGACCCCGATTGTGATTTAAATTATACACCTAATAAGTTTGTAGAGAGAACTGTAAATTATGCAATGAGTAATTCATTAGGTTTTGGCGGTCATAACGGAACATTGGTGGTGAAAAAATGGGTAGATTAG
- the accB gene encoding acetyl-CoA carboxylase biotin carboxyl carrier protein: MKVEDIIKIIEALGKAELTEFYLESHDFVLKMGKGTANNYEQIEKGEKRGLVEAVEKKELPLEGRNNIDKFKEVPKENNKENLVKITSPMVGTFYKAPSPDSPPFVQEGDMVKKGDTLCIIEAMKLMNEIESTENGKVVKVLVENGELVEYGQTLFLIEPV, encoded by the coding sequence TTGAAGGTAGAAGATATCATTAAAATAATTGAAGCATTAGGGAAAGCAGAACTGACAGAATTTTATCTAGAAAGCCATGATTTTGTCCTTAAAATGGGTAAAGGTACTGCTAATAACTATGAACAGATAGAAAAAGGAGAAAAAAGGGGATTAGTTGAGGCTGTAGAGAAAAAAGAATTACCTTTAGAAGGAAGAAATAATATAGATAAATTTAAAGAAGTTCCTAAAGAAAATAATAAAGAAAATCTGGTGAAAATCACTTCCCCGATGGTGGGAACTTTTTACAAAGCACCATCTCCCGACTCTCCACCCTTTGTTCAAGAAGGGGATATGGTTAAAAAAGGTGATACTTTGTGTATCATAGAAGCGATGAAATTGATGAATGAAATTGAATCAACGGAAAATGGCAAAGTGGTAAAGGTATTAGTGGAAAATGGTGAATTAGTGGAATACGGTCAAACCCTGTTTCTAATAGAACCGGTTTAA
- the fabG gene encoding 3-oxoacyl-[acyl-carrier-protein] reductase, protein MKLKGKVAVVTGASRGIGKAIALKLAKEGASVVVNYNSSEEEAQKVVNAILEIGGKGIAVRGNIADYNESQQLIEKALEEFQKIDILVNNAGITRDNLLLRMSEEDFDQVVDVNLKGYFNCTKAVIRPMLKNKKGKIINITSVIGITGNVGQSNYAAAKAGVIGFTKSLAKELGGKGINVNAVAPGFIQTDMTDKLPEEIKKKIGENIPLKTFGKPEDVAALVVFLASDDSDYITGQTIGVDGGLAI, encoded by the coding sequence ATGAAGTTAAAAGGTAAAGTTGCAGTGGTAACAGGTGCTTCTAGGGGTATTGGAAAAGCTATTGCTTTAAAACTAGCAAAAGAAGGTGCCTCAGTTGTTGTTAATTATAATTCCAGTGAGGAAGAAGCTCAAAAGGTTGTCAATGCCATTTTAGAAATAGGTGGAAAAGGAATAGCTGTAAGGGGGAATATTGCAGATTATAATGAGAGTCAGCAACTGATAGAAAAAGCCCTAGAGGAATTTCAGAAGATAGATATATTAGTAAATAATGCGGGGATAACCAGAGATAACTTATTACTTCGGATGAGTGAAGAAGATTTTGATCAAGTTGTAGACGTAAATTTAAAGGGCTATTTTAATTGTACAAAGGCAGTTATTAGGCCGATGTTAAAAAATAAAAAGGGTAAAATAATTAATATAACTTCAGTTATTGGAATCACAGGGAATGTAGGGCAAAGTAATTATGCTGCTGCTAAAGCTGGGGTTATTGGTTTTACTAAATCTTTGGCAAAGGAATTAGGGGGCAAAGGTATCAATGTCAATGCAGTAGCTCCAGGATTTATTCAAACAGATATGACAGATAAACTACCAGAGGAAATTAAAAAGAAAATTGGTGAAAATATCCCTTTAAAAACCTTTGGAAAGCCAGAAGATGTGGCGGCATTGGTTGTATTTTTGGCAAGTGACGACAGTGATTATATTACTGGTCAAACCATAGGGGTAGATGGTGGATTAGCAATATAA